AACGATATTTAAAATTCGTCATTAATTTCAATCTATTTCAATGGATTTGTTGCACATGGCGACTAACGACCAAGGCTTATCGACGTTGGCGTGCTGAGCGTCAGCGAAGACAGGCACGAGAATTGCTCTGCAATTCAAGTGACTGAGCCAATGTGCCGGAGGCCAAGCGAGAGTTGCGAAGCAAGCTCGAAGCGCAGCGATAAGCCGATAGTTAGACGTCGTGCGGACTGTTAGAGAGCATCTAACTTCTCGCGAATTACCGCTTTTGCTCGGATAACTTTTTCCGAAATGTCCTTCGCTATCTTTAATGATTTTTCCGCATCCATCTGAGCTTTCTCGAACTCTTTAGGTCGGATTGAGCACTTACTAGCAAACTCAACGAAGGACCGTTTATCAAAAAGATCAAAACGAATATTATTCACAATCTGCTTAGCCTTATCTCGATCTGTTTGAGATAATAAATTTCCCAATTCAGCCATATCAGCTGAAAGTTTTTTAAGACGTTTATGTAAATCAACAACTAATACCTGATGATCCTCTTTGCATCTATTTGTAACAAAAGCCCGTTTTACAAGAGCCAAGTCGTCCACATCACCACTAATGTCACCCAGTTTTGTGTCTATCTTCGCTAGTTCATCTTTCGTGCCAATTTTTTTCAACCAATCATCGAAATGGGTTACAAAAGTAAGAAGTTTTTCGAGACCAGAAATATATTTTTGAACCGGCTCAGCTGAAAGCGGAACAATTGGAAAAAGTGAAAGCATAAAACAAAGCAACATTAAGTATCTCATTTCTTTTTTTCCTTTTGCTTAGATTGCATTTTTTTATATAGAAGAGAGATACAAATTCCAAGCCATAGAACAATTAATGGAGTTACGAGAGGCATGATGTTTGTCGCAGCAAATCCGTGTTCAAGTATGCGAGCAAATATGTATCCCCTATTAATGAATAGAAATAGGCTTATTATTAAACAAGCACCTGCTAAAAATAATAAGGTGTTAATGAAAAGAGTTTTCATATTTTGAAATAGCCCCATGACGTCTAACGACCAAGGCTTGACGACGTTTCGCGAGTGCGCAAGCACTTGGCGCGAGACTTGCCTTGCAAGACGAGTGACAAAGCGAAATGTGCCGAAGGCCTAGCGAGAGTTGCATAGCAATCTCGAAGCGCAGCGATAAGCCGATAGTTAGGCGCAGTAACGCGCGCAATGACTCAAAATTGTTCTTTTACAAAAATGATCACTATATAATCACGTTTATACTACAAGGAGGAAATTGATACATCGTATTGCTTCTTTTAATAGTGCTAAATTGATAAAGTCACCAATTATCTTCTTTATCTTTTCTCCCGGAAATTGACTCTACTAGTGGATTCACAATAAGCGGTTCAAAACACTTTGATAATACATTTTGTATATCTTCTTCGTCCGTAGGTCCCCAAGAAATCTTCTCTTTATTATACGGGTGAAGTCGGTAAGACCATATATTCTCTATTTTGATTCGTATTTTATTTTCTCTTGCTTGAAAATCAATGGAAAAATCATGATAAGCAGCATCGGCCTCTGTTAATGAATACGAGACATCGCATTTCAATGTTCCTTTCCCAATGATTCTTGATTCTATTGAATCTTTTAGGCGAGTGACTGAATTAGAATCGTTAAAGTTTTTAGAAAACCAAATCGCAGCTCTGTCATAAGCCTTATTCTTATCTACGCCAGTATTCTCTTTCACAAAAGATTTTTGTCGTATCTCGACAGGCGCAAGAGATGCAAGGGACGCACAATTAAATGCCAGCCCAATCCATAAAAATATCGATATTTTTGCTTTTTTATTCATATATTCTCCTATGAAGTGATAATTAAATTAGGGTTTTTCTGTAAAAGATAAATACTATTGTCGAAAGAAATCTTAACGGCATTTTTTCGCGTTATTGCGCCTAACGACCAAGGTGTTCCGACGTTTGCAATGGCACGAGTTTGCTAACGCAAACGAAGTGACAGAAGCAAATGTGGCGAAGCCCGAGCAAGGGTTGCGAAGCAAGCCCGCAGCGCTGCGGAAGCACCGATAGTTATGCGCAGTGCTCTTTTGTGCAGCCTTTAACGTAAATGCTTTGGAATCCGCCCCAACTTAGTAGCAGACGTGATCAATCCTTGGAAGTCAGGGAACAAGGTCTCGCCTCGAATATTTAGGCCTCCCAATAAATATGTACAATTTTGCGTTTTAACCTGTTTTAAGTTAATGACCATATTCTCTTTCATTTCAAAAGCTTTCTGAAAATTTTCAAAAGTAGGCGCCTCATATTCATAATCTATCTTCAATTCTTGAACATCTTCACCCTTAAGCATACTAACTAAATTTATCATACTTGAAGTTCTTGAATTTATAGGCATAAGAAAACAGCCATTCTGCATTATTAATCTTCGATTCATTCTTAAAGGTTCAATTGGAATCATAAGATTCGGAATAGATGCATTTTTTTCCGACCAAAAACCTTTCATACTATAATGCAAAAGAATATTTAATAAGGAATTTTCTGGTCTTAAAGATCTCAGTAATTCTTCTTCTTTCCACCTATTCCTTGTAAATCTATTTGAGTATCCATATACAGATTCATATTTAGATTTATTCGGCAGTAAATTTTGCACAGATGCCACAAGCTTATCTTTAAGAATTTCTCTATTAAAGCACCAAATTGCCGGATCAAAATCCTCTTCCAGTTTCCAAAATGAAAAATAGAGTGCCACAGGAAAGGAATGCGTAAAATCTAAGAGTCGGGTTCTACCCCCATGATGTTGAATTAACGACCAAATCTCGAGAATACTGTCAGGGTCAAATTTCCATTCAGATTCATAATGATAAGCAGCTCTAAAAAATTTCTCTAATGCAATTGTTTCATCAATTCCATATCCTCCATCTCTTAGATCTTCTAAATCATAGTCTCTCTCCACAGTTGTCGTTAATGAATATTTTTCCTTTGGAATTCCTCTAAATATATACGACTTTTTCGTAATAGCTAGAGCTCGCATGTAATCTAAGATATTTTCTATTGAATCGAAATTATATTTTTTAATCTTCATATTTAGAGC
This portion of the Leptospira neocaledonica genome encodes:
- a CDS encoding FRG domain-containing protein, whose protein sequence is MKIKKYNFDSIENILDYMRALAITKKSYIFRGIPKEKYSLTTTVERDYDLEDLRDGGYGIDETIALEKFFRAAYHYESEWKFDPDSILEIWSLIQHHGGRTRLLDFTHSFPVALYFSFWKLEEDFDPAIWCFNREILKDKLVASVQNLLPNKSKYESVYGYSNRFTRNRWKEEELLRSLRPENSLLNILLHYSMKGFWSEKNASIPNLMIPIEPLRMNRRLIMQNGCFLMPINSRTSSMINLVSMLKGEDVQELKIDYEYEAPTFENFQKAFEMKENMVINLKQVKTQNCTYLLGGLNIRGETLFPDFQGLITSATKLGRIPKHLR
- a CDS encoding DUF4468 domain-containing protein encodes the protein MNKKAKISIFLWIGLAFNCASLASLAPVEIRQKSFVKENTGVDKNKAYDRAAIWFSKNFNDSNSVTRLKDSIESRIIGKGTLKCDVSYSLTEADAAYHDFSIDFQARENKIRIKIENIWSYRLHPYNKEKISWGPTDEEDIQNVLSKCFEPLIVNPLVESISGRKDKEDNW